From the Carya illinoinensis cultivar Pawnee chromosome 4, C.illinoinensisPawnee_v1, whole genome shotgun sequence genome, one window contains:
- the LOC122306356 gene encoding uncharacterized protein LOC122306356: MDPSNPYYLHHGDSPGIMLVTQLLTDNNYNTWRHFMLMALTAKNKVCFIDGSPPSPPDTSPLFPSWTRCNNMVLSWLLNSLSKEIAASVIYVDSAKEMWSDLHERFSQGNGPRIFQLQNSIASLTQDDLSISAYFTQMKGLWDELLNYRPLPVCSCGGLRSLMDMHQQDYVMRFLMGLNDSYSHVTGQILLIEPLPPINKVFSLVLQEE; this comes from the coding sequence ATGGATCCTTCCAATCCATATTATCTTCATCATGGAGATAGTCCAGGCATAATGCTTGTTACTCAACTCCTTACAGACAATAACTATAACACATGGCGTCATTTCATGCTCATGGCATTGACTGCCAAGAACAAAGTCTGCTTTATCGATGGATCTCCTCCATCTCCTCCAGACACTTCTCCCTTGTTTCCATCATGGACTCGATGCAACAATATGGTACTTTCCTGGTTACTCAATTCTCTTTCTAAAGAGATTGCTGCTAGTGTCATTTATGTTGATTCTGCCAAGGAGATGTGGTCTGATCTTCACGAGAGATTCTCTCAAGGCAATGGTCCTCGGATCTTTCAATTACAAAATTCCATTGCCTCTCTTACACAAGATGATCTTTCTATCAGTGCGTATTTTACTCAGATGAAAGGACTTTGGGATGAACTGCTGAACTATCGTCCTCTACCTGTTTGTTCTTGTGGTGGTTTGCGATCCTTGATGGATATGCATCAACAGGACTATGTCATGCGTTTTCTGATGGGATTAAATGATTCCTATTCGCATGTTACAGGTCAAATCCTTCTCATTGAGCCTCTGCCTCCTATTAACAAAGTTTTTTCTCTGGTTCTTCAAGAAGAATGA